A window of Pirellulales bacterium contains these coding sequences:
- a CDS encoding DUF6800 family protein, whose product MGGISERHKEIKRRRHRRKKLGLLAKKLKTAKVSERPVITDKLRKLTPGADVIISNWQLTKADR is encoded by the coding sequence GTGGGTGGAATCAGCGAACGCCATAAGGAAATCAAGCGGCGCCGTCATCGTCGCAAGAAGCTGGGGCTTTTGGCCAAGAAATTGAAGACCGCCAAGGTCTCGGAACGGCCGGTCATTACCGACAAGCTCCGCAAGCTGACGCCGGGAGCCGACGTCATCATCTCCAATTGGCAACTCACCAAGGCCGATCGCTAG